The genomic DNA TTACAAAATTTTGCGAATCAAGGCTATGACATGTTGATGCCGATGATGTTCATGGCGAACATGGCGATCACTGGTGCGACAGCTGCAATTTATCTCAAGGTAAAATCAAAAGAAGAAAAGTCATTGGTACTATCTTCTGCTGTTTCTGGTCTATTAGGAATCACTGAACCAGCGCTATTTGGGATCTTATCAAAATACAAGAAGGCGTTTATGGCGGCTACAATCGGTAGCTCGATCGCTTCAGCGTTTATCAGTTTCTTCGGTGTTCGGATCTACGGCTATATTTTATCAAGTATTTTTAGCTTACCAGCTTATATCGGTCAGTATTTTGTTTTTGCGGTATTTGGGATAGTGATCGCTTTGGTTTCCTCATTCGCCATCACTTATTTCTTAGTACCAAACGAACAAGCTGAAGATACTGAGTACACGAACGAAGTGAATCTACACGCTGTAGCTAAAGGAGAATATATTCCTTTAGAAGATGTGCCTGATGAAGTTTTTTCAACGAAAATGATGGGGGATGGTTTTGCAATCGAGTCAATCGATGGCGCCATCTTTGCACCGGTCAGCGGAAAAGTCACTACGATTTTCCCTTCCAAACATGCGTTAGGAATTAAAACTAGTAATGGCGTCGAAGTATTAGTCCATATGGGAATTGATACTGTCAACTTGAATGGGGCAGGATTCGATGTACTTGTAAAGGTCGGTGATCAGGTAACCGTTGACACTAAAATTGCTCAAATGGATTTGCCTTATATCCATAGTCAAGGGAAAAAGAGCATGGTCATCGTTGTGATCACGAACATGGATCGTGTGTCGAAATTCTCCGGGGAACGAAACCTAGAAGGGCAGCACCAAGCTGGAGCGCTCTTGGAACGTGCCTTGTTGAATGGGTAAAATGAAAATAGCATGATCAAGAGAACATACGCCATCTTCAAAGATTGGCGTATGTTTTTTGTTGGTAACCTTATTTTTTTGTTTATTTAGTTATCTATATTTTTGTTTAAAGTTATTTAATTTATCGGGTGAAACATGAATAGATTTTATGCGATTCCATGATTTGCTAGGTGTTAGGGGACTTTGATAATACTGGTTTATCAGCTGGTTTTCATTGTTTTATGAGGGCTAGTGGTTTTTAATGCAGTGGGGAATGGTATGGTGGATAGGCGAAAGAGGGGAAATATAAAAAAGATTCATTCAGTGTGTGGAATTCTTCGGGTTGTTTTATTTGATGTTTTTTTTTAAATAAATTATCTTTATTTCAAGAAGCGGTAAGCGCTTTCTATGTAAGCTTAGTAGGCGATAGATATGACTGATTTAGCTGGAGGAATCACTATTCCAGACGCACCAACGATTACTGATGAACACAAGAAGCTGGTAGAAGAAGCACGCAAAACGTTAGATGACAGTAGTGAGGCTATACCATTTGCGCTATTAGGAACACAAGTAGTTGCTGGGACAAACTATTGGATCTTGTGCAAAGTCAACATGTTTGGGCCCACACAGAGCAAAAAATTAGTGACTTACAAAATCAACAAAAATCCACAAGATGAAGTGACGCTTTTGGAAGCGGAAACATTCGAGTTTTTGATTGACCCAACTTTTTAAAATACTTCCCCACTTTCCCATACGGTCGATAAGAGAAGATGTTCATTCTACTATCAACTATATGGGATTTTTATTATCTCAAGAACTGTCTTTACTGTGATAGAAAAACCATCTTTCCATCATTTACAGAATCAATCCGCTATATCCGTTGAAAGATCAGCAACGACTTCATAATAATGATCGCCCCAATCGCAGATATGTTGGACGATCGTTGAGAGTTCGCGCCCGATCTCGGTCAATTGATACTCTACTTTTGGCGGGACTACGGGATAGACTTTACGTGTGAGTAAATGATCGCTTTCTAATTCTCTTAATTGGCGAATCAACATTCGCTGGTTGATGTCTGGTAACATTTTTTCAATCTCACTTAATCGTAAAATCGGTTGTTGTAAAAAACATCAAATCAAGACGATCTTGTATTTTCCACTCAGGACGTGCATGGCTAAATCTTTCGTATTGGTAAACTCTTTTTCATGGTATTGATACATAAAGAACCTCACTTTGATTTATTTATTCGACAGCAATAGTTGCTATTATACAAATCTTACCAATGGAAGTAAAGAAATTGAGGATACTGACAAGTTTGTCAGTTTTGTTTCTCAACACAGCCTATGATACGATGAAGTGGAAAGATTGCGGTTTCGCTCGCTAACTAAGAACCAGACGAGCGGAATAAGAAAGAAGGAAGAAAAATGAAAAGTAGAGCTGCCGTAGCATTTGAACCAGGAAAACCGTTAGAAATCGTTGAAATCGATGTTGCTGATCCGAAACCGACGGAAGTCATGGTAAAAATTTTGTACACTTCTGTCTGTCATACAGATGCGTTTACCTTATCAGGGGAAGATCCAGAAGGAGTTTTTCCTGCGGTCTTAGGTCATGAAGGCGCCGGTATCGTTGTCAAAGTTGGTGATGACGTGTCATCTGTTGAAGTGGGGGACCATGTGATTCCGTTGTATACGCCAGAATGTGGAAAGTGTGAGTTTTGCTTGTCAGGAAAAACCAATCTATGCTCTGCTGTCCGTGAAACGCAGGGAAAAGGTCTAATGCCAGATGGTACGACACGTTTTTCTTACAAAGGCGAGCCGATTTATCACTATATGGGTACGAGTACGTTTAGTGAGTATACTGTCGTCAATGAAATCAATTTGGTGAAAATCACAGAGGATGCTCCTCTAGATACCGTTCCACTATTAGGGTGTGGCGTAACGACAGGGTTAGGTGCTGTTGACAACACGGCAAAAGTTGAAGAAGGTGCTGTCACAGCTGTTTTTGGACTAGGAGCGATTGGTTTAGCAGTAATCCAAGGCTTGAAAAAAGCTAATGCTAAACGAATCATTGCAATCGATATGAACCCTGAAAAATGGCCGTTAGCTAAAAAAATGGGCGCAACGGATTTTGTTGATCCTAAAACACACGATCGTCCAATCCAAGAAGTCATCGTAGAAATGACCCAAGGTGGCGTAGATTATAGTTTTGAGTGTATTGGCAATGTGGAAGTGATGCGTTCCGCGCTTGAAGCATGTCACAAAGGCTGGGGCGAAAGCATCATTATCGGTGTAGCCGGAGCTGGAAAAGAAATCCACACGCGTCCGTTCCAACTAGTGACTGGTCGTGTCTGGCGTGGTTCGGCTTTTGGCGGTGTCAAAGGGCGAAGCCAATTGCCAGGTATAGTGGAAGATTACTTGAACGGTGGAATTGATTTAGATTCATTCATCACCCATCGTTTAGATTTTACACAAATCAATGAATCACTTGAGCTGTTGCATCGTGGAGAATCCATTCGTACTATGCTCACTTATGGAGGTGATACTGATGGAACTACAGAAAATTGAAACACATCGGTCGTTTGGCGGGCAACAAATCAAATATCGTCACCTGTCAGAAACGCTACATTGTGAGATGACATTCAGCGTGTATCTACCAGAAACCACTGTTGAAAATCAAGAAATCCCACTCATTTGGTGGTTAGCTGGTTTAACAAGTACAGATGATAATTTTAGTATCAAAGGTGGATTCCAACGCTATGCAGCAGAACAGCAAATCGCCTTCGTCATGCCGGACACATCGCCTCGGGGGGATGTTGCTGACAGTGAAGATTGGGATCTCGGTCAAGGGGCTGGCTTTTACTTGAATGCAACACAAGAACCTTGGAAGAAAGACTTCCAAATGTACGACTACCTTACGAAAGAGCTGACTGAGATCATCTACTCCTTGATCCCAAATCTTTCTGGAAAAGAAAGTATCATGGGTCATTCCATGGGTGGGCATGGTTCGTTAGTGATCGGTCTGAAAAATCCAGCACGCTTTGCTTCGATCTCTGCTTTTGCACCAATTTCGAACCCCTCAAACGTACCATGGGGACAAAAAGCATTCACCGCTTATCTAGGTCCTGACCAAGCGACATGGAGTGAATGGGATGCCACTGAGCTGATCAAAAAAGAAACAACCAGTCAACCGCCTATCCTGATCACACAAGGGACGGCTGATCCATTCTACGAAGTCCAGCTCAATGAAGAAGCTTT from Enterococcus mundtii includes the following:
- a CDS encoding winged helix-turn-helix transcriptional regulator; protein product: MLRLSEIEKMLPDINQRMLIRQLRELESDHLLTRKVYPVVPPKVEYQLTEIGRELSTIVQHICDWGDHYYEVVADLSTDIAD
- the fghA gene encoding S-formylglutathione hydrolase, translated to MELQKIETHRSFGGQQIKYRHLSETLHCEMTFSVYLPETTVENQEIPLIWWLAGLTSTDDNFSIKGGFQRYAAEQQIAFVMPDTSPRGDVADSEDWDLGQGAGFYLNATQEPWKKDFQMYDYLTKELTEIIYSLIPNLSGKESIMGHSMGGHGSLVIGLKNPARFASISAFAPISNPSNVPWGQKAFTAYLGPDQATWSEWDATELIKKETTSQPPILITQGTADPFYEVQLNEEAFLSAAESVKHEVFYRKEEGYDHSYFTIATFVEQHIAFHASYLKQ
- a CDS encoding S-(hydroxymethyl)glutathione dehydrogenase/class III alcohol dehydrogenase encodes the protein MKSRAAVAFEPGKPLEIVEIDVADPKPTEVMVKILYTSVCHTDAFTLSGEDPEGVFPAVLGHEGAGIVVKVGDDVSSVEVGDHVIPLYTPECGKCEFCLSGKTNLCSAVRETQGKGLMPDGTTRFSYKGEPIYHYMGTSTFSEYTVVNEINLVKITEDAPLDTVPLLGCGVTTGLGAVDNTAKVEEGAVTAVFGLGAIGLAVIQGLKKANAKRIIAIDMNPEKWPLAKKMGATDFVDPKTHDRPIQEVIVEMTQGGVDYSFECIGNVEVMRSALEACHKGWGESIIIGVAGAGKEIHTRPFQLVTGRVWRGSAFGGVKGRSQLPGIVEDYLNGGIDLDSFITHRLDFTQINESLELLHRGESIRTMLTYGGDTDGTTEN